A single region of the Silene latifolia isolate original U9 population chromosome 8, ASM4854445v1, whole genome shotgun sequence genome encodes:
- the LOC141596434 gene encoding protein WHAT'S THIS FACTOR 1 homolog, chloroplastic-like, protein MAWHIFTAFCKVYQKPLSPKNVTLSGPIFPAFPASSYSTSFLITKTTKKFKKKRNKPSARTTLVQHQSSLVSHFERIVNRDNHFRFLIRSKQYLTKRREHILLLDNAGKLYRELGFPRSRKVTKFVAKQPLLFEIYRHNDNKMWLGFTEFMEGLLEEEQKITESMEMERVKVVKKLLMMSKEKKMPLSKIYHCRFLFGIPDNFRDWVLNFPEDFWVVNSDDGSRTLELLKWDPSLAVSALEKEFMVDEEKVKRAFKFPLKHGKSLDLDHDEVNRLNLLNTLPLVSPYSEGWKHELFTLEAEKYRVGIIHEFLGLTLEKKASIHHIVEFKEEFSLTKHTYQMLSKQPRAFYLAGTEMNWVVFLKDAYDENGHLIEKDPQVAFNERLYTYAQMQQPPEELSQTSRNED, encoded by the coding sequence ATGGCTTGGCACATATTTACCGCCTTCTGCAAGGTTTACCAAAAACCCTTGTCTCCCAAAAATGTAACTCTGAGCGGTCCCATTTTCCCTGCCTTCCCGGCCTCTTCATATTCTACCTCCTTTCTCATCACTAAAACCactaaaaaattcaaaaagaaaCGTAATAAGCCCAGCGCTCGAACAACCCTGGTTCAGCACCAATCCTCTCTAGTTTCCCACTTTGAACGAATCGTGAACCGTGATAACCATTTTCGCTTTCTCATTCGGTCCAAACAGTACCTAACCAAGCGACGTGAACATATCCTCCTCTTGGATAATGCTGGAAAACTCTACCGGGAACTTGGATTTCCCCGTAGCCGCAAGGTTACCAAGTTTGTTGCCAAACAGCCTCTCCTCTTTGAAATTTACCGGCACAATGACAACAAGATGTGGTTGGGATTTACCGAGTTCATGGAGGGATTACTTGAGGAAGAACAAAAGATTACGGAGTCCATGGAAATGGAGAGGGTAAAAGTGGTGAAGAAGTTATTGATGATGTCAAAGGAGAAGAAAATGCCTTTGAGCAAGATTTACCATTGTAGATTCTTATTTGGCATTCCTGATAATTTTAGGGACTGGGTTTTGAACTTCCCTGAGGATTTTTGGGTTGTTAACAGTGATGATGGGAGTCGTACTCTTGAATTATTGAAGTGGGATCCTTCATTAGCAGTAAGTGCCCTAGAGAAAGAGTTCATGGTTGATGAGGAAAAAGTGAAGAGGGCATTTAAGTTTCCTTTGAAACATGGGAAATCCTTGGATTTAGATCATGATGAGGTGAACCGATTAAACTTGTTGAATACGTTGCCACTGGTTTCGCCTTATTCAGAAGGGTGGAAGCATGAACTGTTTACATTGGAAGCAGAGAAATACAGAGTTGGCATCATACATGAATTTTTGGGATTGACATTGGAGAAGAAGGCGTCGATACATCATATAGTGGAGTTCAAGGAGGAGTTCAGTCTCACTAAGCATACTTACCAAATGCTTTCGAAGCAGCCAAGGGCATTTTATTTGGCTGGTACTGAGATGAATTGGGTTGTTTTCTTGAAGGATGCTTATGACGAGAATGGCCATTTGATAGAAAAAGATCCTCAAGTGGCCTTTAATGAGAGACTTTATACATACGCTCAGATGCAGCAACCGCCTGAAGAATTGAGTCAGACAAGCAGAAATGAAGATTAA
- the LOC141594149 gene encoding F-box/LRR-repeat protein At3g26922-like: MCTAIQQGSYLWLRIMELMPKNPEIDVDRDRLSELPDELIVHILSLMPTLEAVRTVLIGPRFGNLWKWVHTLWFGDADFLDQMFGDGLWMNDSIKCGRFVIFVRNVLMLHKRLSIDTFRLSIQFSNHKDNLNIVDEVKMWLRFALDRQAKQIMFFTRSDRQFMEDHLMLPNLTSDYLDTLGLSGCRIDTQVHVNLKSLNYLLLNQIIMTDEAFHRFVSGCPSLRKLCVLRPSVIQKLCFSDPKIDTLSLLLRNPDNPCLLYCPNHKNLELEIFNHLPEVIDVSSIRYINVKDFLYATNTDEQVSALKMLLGKFKAAEVFQLSFNASVAFLMAIENIELLQTKWNCIILEFFMFSEGCLLGLYQLIRSSGQLKELILRTRGSDTAAVVVQLPPCVLPKLTTITLHGDVKPCSSQLKLLEFLLKSAPVLDKVVIIPLNELNGKDRLEFAKQVSRFPMASTTATIVLK; the protein is encoded by the exons ATGTGTACAGCTATACAACAGGGAA GTTATCTTTGGTTGAGAATCATGGAATTAATGCCCAAGAACCCAGAAATTGATGTCGATCGTGATAGGTTGAGTGAGTTGCCGGATGAACTAATTGTGCACATTCTTTCCCTTATGCCCACTTTAGAGGCTGTCAGAACTGTTTTAATTGGTCCTCGATTCGGAAACCTTTGGAAATGGGTCCATACCCTTTGGTTTGGAGATGCTGATTTTCTTGATCAGATGTTTGGGGATGGTCTTTGGATGAATGATTCAATTAAGTGTGGAAGGTTCGTAATTTTCGTACGCAATGTCCTGATGTTACACAAGAGACTATCTATCGATACATTTCGGCTTTCTATTCAGTTCAGTAACCACAAAGATAACCTGAACATTGTTGATGAAGTGAAGATGTGGTTGAGGTTTGCACTGGATAGACAAGCAAAGCAGATCATGTTCTTTACTAGATCTGACCGCCAGTTTATGGAAGATCATTTGATGTTGCCCAATCTCACCAGTGACTATCTTGATACACTTGGACTTAGTGGCTGCAGAATTGATACACAGGTTCATGTTAACTTGAAATCTCTCAACTACCTATTGCTTAATCAAATCATTATGACTGATGAGGCCTTTCATCGATTTGTATCTGGGTGCCCTTCTTTACGGAAACTGTGTGTTCTGAGACCATCTGTGATACAGAAACTGTGTTTTAGTGATCCTAAGATTGATACATTATCTCTTCTTCTTAGAAATCCTGATAATCCTTGTTTGCTTTACTGCCCTAAccataaaaatctggagttggaAATATTCAATCATCTACCTGAGGTGATTGATGTTTCATCGATTCGATATATCAATGTCAAGGATTTTCTGTATGCTACAAACACTGATGAACAAGTTTCAGCTCTGAAAATGTTATTGGGCAAGTTTAAAGCTGCTGAAGTTTTCCAACTATCCTTCAATGCTTCTGTG GCATTCTTAATGGCAATTGAAAATATAGAGCTTTTACAAACTAAATGGAATTGTATAATCCTGGAATTCTTCATGTTCTCGGAAGGCTGTCTATTAGGTCTTTATCAGTTGATTAGAAGTTCAGGACAGCTGAAAGAACTCATCTTACGCACACGAGGAAGTGATACTGCTGCAGTCGTTGTACAACTCCCGCCTTGTGTATTGCCAAAACTTACAACTATCACTCTCCATGGCGATGTGAAGCCCTGCAGTTCACAGCTTAAACTTCTTGAATTCTTACTCAAAAGCGCCCCTGTGTTGGACAAAGTGGTAATCATCCCGCTCAATGAACTGAATGGAAAAGACAGGCTCGAATTTGCTAAGCAGGTGTCGAGGTTCCCGATGGCATCCACAACTGCCACTATAGTCCTGAAGTGA